In uncultured Bacteroides sp., one genomic interval encodes:
- a CDS encoding mechanosensitive ion channel domain-containing protein — MENVITQSMNNLLRLLGLSSEEANSLDQWVIFGIIIGIALLADFVCKIVLLKIVKKLVTKTKATWDDIVFDEKVTTKLCHIVAPVLIYFLYPIAFPETSTLHFFILKITEVYLIAVVMRFFITFCTAIYIVYDQIEKYHDRPLKGLLQTVQVVIFFVGGILIFSVLFDKSPASLLAGLGASAAVLMLVFKDSIMGFVSGIQLSANNMLRPGDWISMPKYNADGVVIDVTLNTVKVRNWDNTITTIPPYALVSDSFQNWRGMHESGGRRVKRSINIDMNSVKFCTPEMLEKFRKIALLKDYIEETEAKLKAYNQECGVDDSVLVNGQRQTNLGVFRAYLERYLRSLSAVNQEMHLMVRHLQPTEKGIPMELYFFSISKVWVEYETLQADVMDHVLAVISEFDLAVFQNPTGADFSSIKK, encoded by the coding sequence GGCCGATTTTGTTTGCAAGATTGTTTTGCTCAAAATCGTAAAGAAGCTTGTGACCAAAACCAAAGCAACATGGGATGATATTGTTTTTGATGAAAAGGTTACTACTAAGCTGTGTCATATTGTAGCTCCTGTACTTATTTACTTCTTATATCCTATTGCTTTTCCGGAAACTTCAACTCTTCACTTTTTTATTTTAAAGATTACTGAGGTGTATCTCATTGCGGTTGTGATGCGATTTTTTATCACATTCTGTACCGCGATATATATTGTTTACGATCAGATTGAAAAGTATCACGACCGTCCACTTAAAGGATTACTGCAAACAGTGCAGGTTGTTATCTTTTTTGTTGGTGGCATACTCATCTTTAGTGTATTGTTTGATAAATCTCCGGCTTCTCTTCTTGCCGGATTGGGTGCTTCGGCAGCTGTGCTGATGTTGGTATTCAAGGATAGCATAATGGGATTTGTTTCTGGTATTCAACTATCTGCAAATAATATGCTTCGTCCGGGCGACTGGATTTCAATGCCTAAATATAATGCAGATGGTGTTGTTATTGATGTTACTTTAAACACGGTGAAGGTTCGTAACTGGGATAATACAATTACTACAATACCACCCTATGCATTGGTAAGTGATTCTTTTCAGAACTGGAGAGGAATGCACGAATCAGGAGGACGTCGGGTAAAGCGTTCCATCAATATAGATATGAACAGCGTAAAGTTCTGTACACCCGAGATGCTGGAGAAATTTCGTAAGATTGCCCTGCTGAAGGATTATATTGAAGAGACAGAAGCAAAATTAAAAGCTTATAATCAGGAATGTGGGGTTGATGATTCTGTACTTGTTAATGGACAAAGACAAACGAATCTTGGTGTATTTCGTGCATATCTGGAACGTTACTTAAGAAGCCTTTCTGCGGTTAATCAGGAGATGCATCTTATGGTGAGACATCTACAACCTACAGAAAAAGGAATCCCGATGGAACTTTACTTTTTTTCTATCTCAAAAGTATGGGTTGAATACGAAACATTGCAGGCTGATGTAATGGATCACGTACTTGCTGTTATATCCGAATTTGATTTGGCGGTATTCCAAAACCCGACTGGTGCTGATTTTAGCTCTATCAAAAAATAA
- a CDS encoding AraC family transcriptional regulator, whose product MNTHANHIIHEITPLSDKDCFYIAERYKKEFTYPIHSHQEFELNFTEKATGVRRIVGDSVEVVGEYDLVLITGKDLEHVWEQSECKSEEIREITIQFSSDLFFKSFINKNQFDSIRKMLERAQKGLCFPMSAILKVYHLLDTLATEKEGFYAVIKFMTILYELSLCDDAHTLSSSSFAKIGMHSDSRRVQKVQDYINDHYKEEIRLSKLADLVGMTSVSFSRFFKLRTGKNLSDFIIDIRLGYATRLLVDSTKSVAEICYECGFNNLSNFNRIFKKKKECSPKEFRDNYRKTKIVV is encoded by the coding sequence ATGAATACACACGCTAATCACATTATACACGAAATAACACCTCTTTCCGATAAAGATTGTTTTTATATTGCAGAACGTTATAAGAAAGAGTTTACTTACCCCATACATAGTCATCAGGAATTTGAACTTAATTTTACTGAGAAAGCAACTGGAGTCAGACGTATTGTAGGCGATTCTGTAGAAGTGGTTGGCGAATATGACTTGGTTCTTATTACAGGTAAGGATCTGGAACATGTTTGGGAACAGTCTGAATGTAAATCGGAGGAGATAAGGGAAATTACTATTCAATTCTCATCAGACCTCTTTTTCAAGAGCTTTATAAATAAAAATCAGTTCGATAGCATCCGGAAGATGTTGGAGCGTGCTCAGAAAGGACTCTGTTTTCCAATGTCGGCTATTCTTAAAGTCTATCATCTGCTTGATACTCTTGCCACAGAGAAAGAAGGCTTTTATGCTGTGATTAAGTTTATGACTATACTTTATGAACTATCGCTTTGTGATGATGCACATACTCTTTCAAGTTCATCGTTTGCAAAAATAGGAATGCATTCTGATAGCCGTCGGGTACAGAAGGTTCAGGACTATATTAATGATCATTATAAAGAAGAAATTCGTTTGTCGAAACTAGCCGATTTGGTAGGAATGACTTCTGTATCTTTCAGCCGCTTCTTTAAACTTCGTACAGGGAAAAATCTTTCTGATTTTATTATTGATATCCGTTTAGGCTATGCCACCCGTTTGCTTGTTGACTCTACTAAGTCTGTTGCTGAAATTTGTTACGAATGCGGATTCAACAATCTTTCTAACTTCAATAGAATATTCAAAAAGAAAAAAGAGTGTTCACCAAAAGAGTTCAGAGATAACTATAGAAAAACGAAAATAGTTGTTTAA